From Streptomyces sp. NBC_00775, one genomic window encodes:
- a CDS encoding barstar family protein, with the protein MTHGPLAGVCRAAGWQVSDLDLTGVSDKAGFMARCVRALDLPEWFGRNWDALADVLGDPDWGPASPGRLLVVSGWRQYAKARPDEWEIAQEVLESAAGHYQQFDATLSVVLALGGSDQLPPDQPG; encoded by the coding sequence ATGACCCACGGTCCTCTCGCGGGGGTGTGCCGCGCGGCCGGGTGGCAGGTCAGTGACCTCGACCTCACCGGGGTCTCGGACAAGGCCGGCTTCATGGCGCGCTGTGTCCGCGCCCTCGACCTGCCGGAGTGGTTCGGGCGCAACTGGGACGCCCTGGCCGACGTGCTGGGCGACCCCGACTGGGGGCCCGCCAGCCCGGGCAGACTGCTCGTGGTGAGCGGCTGGCGGCAGTACGCGAAGGCGCGGCCCGACGAGTGGGAGATCGCCCAGGAGGTCCTGGAGTCGGCCGCCGGGCACTACCAGCAGTTCGACGCCACGCTTTCGGTCGTCCTCGCTCTTGGAGGATCCGACCAACTGCCCCCTGACCAGCCTGGATGA
- a CDS encoding amino acid permease has protein sequence MLDQGAPPQSRTTSAPPSPGIAARLMRRKPVERLVAEGGQGEGGSLRRSLGLWQLTMISIGATLGTGIFVVLGEAVPKAGPAVTLSFVIAGLTALFSALSYAELAGTIPVAGSSYSYAYATMGELIAWICGWCLVLEYGVSVAAVAVGWGEYLNELLDGTIGVTIPDALSAPPGDGGIFNLPALIVVLLAMAFLLGGAKESARANTIMVMVKIAALVLFCAIGIQGFRSGNYEHFMPLGMAGVSAAGATLFFSYIGFDAASTAGEEAKDAQRDLPRAIMLSLVIVTALYVVVAAVAVGAKPWQRFNDSEAALAEIMKNVTGQTFWGTLLAACAVIAIASVVLTVLYGQTRILFAMSRDGLVPKVFSRVHPKTGTPRANTVIVSLFCGVLAAAIPLGQLADATSIGTLFAFALVNVAVVVLRRTRPDMRRTFRVPLSPVLPAIGFALCVWMMGSLSTVTWVVFGVWMAVGLVFYFSHGYRRSRIATVEK, from the coding sequence GTGCTCGACCAAGGCGCACCCCCGCAGTCCCGCACCACATCCGCCCCACCGTCCCCGGGGATCGCCGCGCGCCTCATGCGCCGCAAGCCCGTAGAACGCCTGGTCGCCGAGGGTGGCCAGGGTGAGGGGGGCTCCCTCCGGCGCTCCCTCGGCCTGTGGCAGCTGACCATGATCAGCATCGGTGCCACGCTCGGCACCGGCATCTTCGTCGTCCTCGGGGAGGCCGTCCCCAAGGCCGGACCCGCGGTCACCCTGTCCTTCGTGATCGCCGGTCTCACGGCGCTCTTCTCCGCCCTCTCGTACGCCGAGCTGGCGGGCACCATCCCGGTCGCCGGGTCCTCGTACTCGTATGCGTACGCAACGATGGGTGAGCTGATCGCCTGGATCTGCGGCTGGTGTCTGGTCCTGGAGTACGGCGTGTCGGTGGCCGCGGTCGCGGTCGGCTGGGGCGAGTACCTGAACGAGCTGCTCGACGGCACCATCGGCGTCACCATCCCGGACGCCCTGTCCGCGCCGCCCGGCGACGGAGGCATCTTCAACCTCCCCGCGCTGATCGTCGTGCTGCTCGCGATGGCGTTCCTGCTCGGCGGTGCCAAGGAGTCCGCGCGCGCCAACACGATCATGGTGATGGTGAAGATCGCGGCGCTGGTGCTGTTCTGCGCGATCGGCATCCAGGGCTTCCGCTCCGGCAACTACGAGCACTTCATGCCGCTCGGCATGGCGGGCGTCAGCGCCGCCGGTGCCACGCTCTTCTTCTCCTACATCGGCTTCGACGCCGCCTCCACCGCAGGTGAGGAGGCCAAGGACGCGCAGCGCGACCTGCCGCGCGCCATCATGCTCTCGCTGGTCATCGTCACCGCGCTGTACGTCGTCGTCGCGGCCGTCGCGGTCGGCGCCAAGCCCTGGCAGCGGTTCAACGACTCCGAGGCCGCGCTCGCCGAGATCATGAAGAACGTCACCGGGCAGACCTTCTGGGGCACGCTGCTGGCCGCCTGCGCCGTCATCGCCATCGCGAGCGTCGTCCTGACCGTGCTGTACGGCCAGACCCGCATCCTGTTCGCGATGTCCCGTGACGGGCTCGTGCCCAAGGTCTTCTCGCGGGTCCACCCCAAGACGGGCACACCCCGCGCCAACACGGTGATCGTCTCGCTGTTCTGCGGTGTCCTCGCCGCCGCGATCCCGCTCGGCCAGCTCGCCGACGCCACCAGCATCGGTACGCTCTTCGCCTTCGCGCTGGTCAATGTCGCCGTCGTGGTGTTGCGCCGGACGCGCCCGGACATGCGGCGCACTTTTCGGGTTCCGCTGTCGCCGGTGCTGCCCGCGATCGGCTTCGCGCTGTGCGTGTGGATGATGGGCAGCCTGTCGACCGTCACCTGGGTGGTCTTCGGGGTCTGGATGGCCGTCGGGCTCGTGTTCTACTTCAGTCACGGCTACCGCCGGTCCCGTATCGCCACCGTAGAAAAGTGA
- a CDS encoding GDSL-type esterase/lipase family protein produces the protein MKDLLRGIAWRSDDGRPLRADPADRDRLPADTWSRALVPAGVRLELRCQGVSTLRIRYAATEPSLADAYRATTPVFTLLSGEEVAAEAPAHPTSDGTAVLELPYPEGEFTVHLPEALCPVIREVDAGTGTVEPAPARPRWLVYGDSIVEGWAASRPHLAWPALAGRALGVDTVNLGYAGAARGEIASAEQLTALDADLITIAFGTNCWTRPPHSAALLHEVVRAFLAVVRQGHPNAPLLVVSPVVRPDADSTANRLGATLSDLREAVERAVGDVPLLPGGQLLDAAHLVDGVHPGDEGHVRLAEAVVEAMRKAG, from the coding sequence ATGAAGGACCTCTTGCGCGGCATCGCCTGGCGGTCGGACGACGGCCGCCCGCTGCGCGCCGACCCGGCCGACCGGGACCGGCTGCCCGCCGACACCTGGTCACGGGCGCTCGTACCGGCGGGCGTACGCCTGGAGTTGAGGTGCCAGGGGGTGTCGACGCTCAGGATCCGGTACGCGGCGACGGAACCGTCCCTCGCGGACGCCTACCGCGCCACCACACCCGTCTTCACGCTGCTGTCCGGCGAGGAGGTGGCGGCCGAGGCCCCGGCACACCCGACGTCCGACGGCACGGCGGTGCTGGAACTCCCCTACCCTGAGGGGGAGTTCACGGTCCACCTGCCAGAGGCGCTGTGCCCGGTGATCCGCGAGGTCGACGCCGGCACGGGCACCGTCGAGCCCGCTCCCGCCCGCCCCCGCTGGCTCGTCTACGGCGACTCGATCGTCGAGGGCTGGGCCGCCTCCCGCCCGCATCTCGCCTGGCCCGCGCTCGCCGGGCGGGCACTGGGCGTCGACACGGTGAACCTCGGATACGCGGGCGCGGCACGCGGTGAAATCGCCTCGGCCGAGCAACTCACCGCACTGGACGCCGACTTGATCACCATCGCCTTCGGCACCAACTGCTGGACCCGGCCACCGCATTCGGCCGCGCTGCTGCACGAAGTGGTGCGGGCGTTCCTGGCGGTCGTCCGCCAAGGCCATCCGAACGCACCGCTGTTGGTCGTCTCGCCCGTCGTACGCCCCGACGCGGACTCGACGGCGAACCGCCTCGGCGCCACCCTGAGCGACCTGCGCGAGGCGGTGGAGCGGGCAGTGGGTGACGTACCTCTGCTCCCCGGGGGCCAGCTCCTGGACGCGGCCCACCTGGTGGACGGCGTACACCCGGGCGACGAGGGGCACGTGCGGCTGGCGGAGGCGGTGGTGGAGGCGATGCGGAAGGCGGGGTGA
- a CDS encoding sugar-binding transcriptional regulator, which yields MSAGRSAMRMGPAELVQAAAMARRFYLEGKSKIQIAEEFGVSRFKVARVLETALERDLVRIEIRVPAELDAERSDALRARYGLRHAVVVESPAEAEESSPDPENLGEVAADLLGELVNEGDVLGLAWGRSTIHMAAALDRLPPCTVVQLTGVYDAGTAERGSVEAVRRAAQVSGGDAHPIYAPMLLPDAATAAALRNQTGIARAFEYFDKVTVACVSIGSWEPGISTVHDMLSDEERAHYASLGVAAEMSAHLFDAEGRRVGRDLGERCITVEADRLRRIPEVVAIAGGQRKAAAIDAVLRSGLVTSLVTDTSAADYLMTAGTPPRPALNRADPDGP from the coding sequence ATGTCGGCGGGCCGGTCAGCCATGCGGATGGGACCCGCTGAGCTGGTGCAGGCGGCGGCCATGGCCCGCCGCTTCTACCTCGAGGGCAAGTCCAAGATCCAGATCGCGGAGGAGTTCGGCGTCAGCCGCTTCAAGGTGGCCCGGGTCCTGGAGACCGCTCTCGAACGGGATCTGGTGAGGATCGAGATCCGTGTGCCGGCCGAGCTGGACGCGGAGCGCTCCGACGCGCTGCGCGCCCGCTACGGCCTCAGGCACGCCGTCGTGGTCGAGTCCCCGGCCGAGGCCGAGGAGTCGTCGCCCGATCCCGAGAACCTCGGAGAAGTGGCCGCCGACCTGCTCGGCGAGCTCGTCAACGAGGGTGATGTCCTCGGCCTCGCCTGGGGCCGCTCCACGATCCATATGGCGGCGGCGCTCGACCGGCTCCCGCCGTGCACCGTGGTGCAGCTGACGGGCGTCTACGACGCCGGGACCGCCGAGCGCGGCTCGGTGGAGGCGGTACGGCGCGCCGCCCAGGTGTCGGGCGGGGACGCCCACCCCATCTACGCGCCGATGCTGCTGCCCGACGCGGCCACCGCGGCCGCGCTGCGCAACCAGACCGGGATCGCCCGTGCCTTCGAGTACTTCGACAAGGTCACGGTCGCCTGTGTCTCCATCGGCTCCTGGGAGCCGGGCATCTCCACGGTGCACGACATGCTCAGCGACGAGGAGCGCGCCCACTACGCCTCGCTCGGTGTCGCCGCCGAGATGTCCGCGCACCTCTTCGACGCCGAGGGGCGCCGGGTCGGGCGCGACCTGGGCGAGCGCTGCATCACGGTCGAGGCCGACCGGCTGCGGCGCATCCCCGAGGTCGTCGCCATCGCGGGCGGACAGCGGAAGGCGGCCGCCATCGACGCGGTGCTGCGCTCCGGGCTCGTCACCAGCCTGGTGACGGACACGTCGGCCGCGGACTATCTGATGACGGCGGGGACACCGCCGCGTCCGGCCCTCAACCGGGCGGACCCGGACGGGCCGTGA
- a CDS encoding ribonuclease, producing MLLRSVPRVLAGLFLCLGVLLTGCSSTGTQTSTGSRTPAADSVVGSTPSWVGGMRTVTAAQLPAEARATLALIDQGGPFPYAKDGVVFGNFERLLPKQQRGYYHEYTVKTPGERDRGARRIVTGQGGEIYYTDDHYKSFRAVLR from the coding sequence ATGCTGCTGCGGTCCGTCCCCCGCGTGTTGGCGGGCCTGTTCCTGTGCCTCGGAGTGCTGCTGACGGGCTGCTCGTCGACCGGCACCCAGACGTCGACCGGCAGCCGGACGCCGGCAGCCGACTCCGTGGTCGGCTCGACTCCGTCCTGGGTCGGCGGCATGCGGACCGTCACCGCGGCCCAGCTCCCCGCCGAGGCCCGCGCGACCCTCGCCCTGATCGACCAGGGCGGCCCCTTCCCGTACGCCAAGGACGGCGTCGTCTTCGGGAACTTCGAGAGGCTGCTGCCGAAGCAGCAGCGCGGCTATTACCACGAGTACACGGTCAAAACCCCTGGCGAGCGCGACCGCGGAGCCCGGCGCATTGTCACGGGGCAAGGCGGTGAGATCTACTACACCGATGATCACTACAAGTCGTTCAGGGCGGTGTTGAGATGA
- a CDS encoding GuaB1 family IMP dehydrogenase-related protein: MRFLNDIQPPYDLTYDDVFMVPSRSAVGSRQGVDLTSPDGSGTTIPLVVANMTAIAGRRMAETVARRGGLVVIPQDIPIEVVTEVISWVKGRHLVLDTPIVLAPHQTVADALALLNKRAHNAGVVVDEDGRPVGVVTDADLSGVDRFTQLNEVMSRDLLLLDADIDPREAFHKLDHANRRYAPAVDADGKLAGILTRKGALRATLYTPATDANGKLRIAAAVGINGEFAGKAKQLLDAGVDTLVIDTAHGHQESMISAIRTVRALDPQVPIVAGNIVAAEGVKDLIDAGADVIKVGVGPGAMCTTRMMTGVGRPQFSAVLECAAEAKKYGKHVWADGGVRHPRDVAMALAAGASNVMIGSWFAGTFESPGDLQQDANGRLYKESFGMASARAVQNRTSDESAYDRARKGLFEEGISTSRMFLDPARPGVEDLIDSIIAGVRSSCTYAGANSLEEFAENAIVGIQSAAGYAEGKPLHASWS; this comes from the coding sequence GTGCGTTTCCTCAATGACATCCAGCCCCCGTACGACCTGACGTACGACGACGTCTTCATGGTGCCGAGCCGCTCCGCGGTCGGCTCGCGTCAGGGCGTGGACCTCACCTCCCCGGACGGCTCGGGCACCACGATCCCGCTCGTCGTCGCCAACATGACGGCGATCGCGGGCCGCCGGATGGCCGAGACCGTCGCCCGCCGCGGTGGCCTCGTCGTCATCCCGCAGGACATCCCGATCGAGGTCGTCACCGAGGTCATCTCCTGGGTCAAGGGACGCCACCTGGTGCTCGACACCCCGATCGTCCTCGCCCCCCACCAGACCGTCGCCGACGCGCTGGCGCTGCTGAACAAGCGCGCCCACAACGCGGGCGTCGTCGTGGACGAGGACGGCCGCCCGGTCGGTGTGGTCACCGATGCCGACCTCTCCGGCGTGGACCGCTTCACGCAGCTGAACGAGGTCATGTCGCGCGACCTGCTGCTGCTCGACGCGGACATCGACCCGCGCGAGGCCTTCCACAAGCTCGACCACGCCAACCGCCGCTACGCCCCCGCCGTGGACGCGGACGGCAAGCTGGCCGGCATCCTCACCCGCAAGGGCGCCCTGCGCGCCACGCTCTACACGCCCGCCACCGACGCCAACGGCAAGCTGCGGATCGCCGCCGCCGTCGGCATCAACGGCGAATTCGCGGGCAAGGCCAAGCAGCTCCTCGACGCGGGCGTCGACACGCTCGTCATCGACACGGCGCACGGCCACCAGGAGTCGATGATCAGCGCGATCAGGACCGTGCGGGCGCTCGACCCGCAGGTCCCGATCGTCGCGGGCAACATCGTCGCCGCCGAGGGCGTCAAGGACCTCATCGACGCGGGCGCGGACGTCATCAAGGTCGGTGTCGGCCCCGGCGCCATGTGCACCACCCGCATGATGACCGGCGTCGGCCGGCCGCAGTTCTCCGCCGTCCTGGAGTGCGCCGCCGAGGCGAAGAAGTACGGCAAGCACGTGTGGGCCGACGGCGGTGTCCGCCACCCGCGCGACGTCGCCATGGCGCTCGCCGCCGGCGCGTCCAACGTCATGATCGGCTCCTGGTTCGCCGGGACGTTCGAGTCCCCGGGCGACCTTCAGCAGGACGCCAACGGGCGCCTGTACAAGGAGTCGTTCGGGATGGCGTCCGCCCGTGCCGTCCAGAACCGCACCAGCGACGAGTCGGCGTACGACCGTGCCCGCAAGGGCCTGTTCGAGGAGGGCATCTCCACCTCGCGCATGTTCCTCGACCCGGCCCGCCCGGGCGTCGAGGACCTGATCGACTCGATCATCGCGGGCGTCCGCTCCTCCTGCACCTACGCGGGCGCCAACTCCCTGGAGGAGTTCGCCGAGAACGCCATCGTCGGCATTCAGAGCGCCGCCGGCTACGCCGAGGGCAAGCCGCTCCACGCCAGCTGGAGCTGA
- a CDS encoding GntR family transcriptional regulator, producing MAARHEEIADELRRAIDREEYTVGSLLPAETDLAAHYGVSRGTVRQAVAALTAEGLIGSRQGARRVILASRRSQSFAELRSFAQWARAMGREATGHVVEQEYRPATAEDAVRLQLPEKTAVLHVLRVRGLDGEPVLLERTVYADWISPAVEAIEPECPSVTQRLFEDTGLVFAYGEHVIDAVAAGAQDADLLTVRRTSPLLRVRRVTTTREGRPVEWSDDRYRSDAVSFSVHNSIDNNALARKTAE from the coding sequence ATGGCGGCGCGACATGAGGAGATCGCCGACGAGCTGCGGCGGGCGATCGACCGCGAGGAGTACACGGTGGGCAGTCTGCTGCCCGCGGAGACGGATCTCGCGGCCCACTACGGCGTCTCGCGCGGCACGGTCCGTCAGGCCGTCGCGGCCCTCACGGCCGAGGGACTGATCGGCTCACGCCAGGGCGCCCGCCGCGTGATCCTGGCCAGCCGCCGCAGTCAGAGCTTCGCCGAGCTGCGCAGCTTCGCCCAGTGGGCGCGCGCGATGGGGCGCGAGGCGACGGGGCACGTGGTGGAACAGGAGTACCGGCCGGCGACCGCCGAGGACGCCGTACGCCTCCAACTCCCCGAAAAGACCGCCGTGTTGCACGTCCTGCGCGTCCGCGGCCTGGACGGCGAACCGGTGCTCCTGGAGCGGACCGTATACGCCGACTGGATCTCCCCCGCCGTCGAGGCCATCGAGCCTGAGTGCCCATCAGTCACCCAGCGGCTCTTCGAGGACACCGGCCTGGTCTTCGCCTACGGCGAGCACGTCATCGACGCGGTCGCGGCCGGCGCCCAGGACGCCGACCTCCTCACCGTCCGCCGCACCAGCCCCCTCCTCCGCGTCCGCCGCGTCACCACCACACGCGAAGGGCGCCCGGTGGAGTGGTCGGACGACCGCTACCGCTCGGACGCCGTGAGCTTCAGCGTGCACAACTCCATAGACAACAACGCGCTGGCAAGAAAGACAGCGGAGTGA
- a CDS encoding SDR family NAD(P)-dependent oxidoreductase, with product MTLDTTPVPDYASLHRLDGRSFVLLGAGNGIGRQTAHALTSVGARVLCVDVDKERAEAVAAETGGAPYVADVTAREAVRDLFAYAVRELGPVGGVVDIVGMAQYGPVDALDDQSWDWHFDMVLRHAWLAVQYGGPAVAEAGGGPLVFVASVSGLTSAPLHAAYGAAKAGLVSLVRSAAVEFGPRGVRVNAVAPGAVWTPRVAGLLGEEGRRRNADNAPLGRMAEPADIASALLFLASPLASYVTGQTLVVDGGVTVKFPYPTIGGPR from the coding sequence ATGACCCTGGACACCACTCCCGTCCCCGACTACGCCTCCCTCCACCGCCTCGACGGCCGGTCGTTCGTCCTCCTCGGCGCCGGCAACGGCATCGGCCGCCAGACCGCGCACGCGCTCACCTCGGTGGGAGCCCGGGTGCTCTGCGTCGACGTGGACAAGGAACGCGCGGAGGCCGTCGCGGCCGAGACGGGCGGTGCGCCGTACGTCGCCGATGTGACGGCGCGGGAAGCGGTGCGGGATCTCTTCGCTTATGCCGTACGGGAGTTGGGCCCGGTCGGCGGAGTCGTCGACATCGTCGGCATGGCTCAGTACGGCCCCGTGGACGCGCTGGACGACCAGAGCTGGGACTGGCACTTCGACATGGTGCTGCGGCACGCCTGGCTCGCGGTCCAGTACGGCGGCCCGGCGGTCGCCGAAGCCGGCGGCGGTCCCCTCGTGTTCGTCGCCTCCGTCTCGGGCCTGACCTCGGCACCGCTGCACGCCGCGTACGGCGCCGCGAAGGCCGGCCTTGTCTCGCTGGTCCGCTCTGCGGCGGTGGAGTTCGGGCCCCGCGGGGTGCGGGTCAACGCCGTCGCGCCCGGGGCGGTGTGGACTCCTAGGGTGGCCGGGCTGCTCGGCGAGGAGGGGCGCCGCCGCAACGCCGACAACGCCCCGCTCGGCCGTATGGCCGAACCCGCCGACATCGCCTCGGCCCTGCTCTTCCTGGCGTCCCCGCTCGCCTCGTACGTCACCGGTCAGACCCTCGTCGTGGACGGCGGCGTCACGGTCAAGTTCCCGTACCCGACGATCGGCGGCCCACGATGA
- a CDS encoding LLM class flavin-dependent oxidoreductase, producing MDLDVLYEIDVPKPWKGSHPYGQRAAEQRAYREAVEQIRLADRVGFRTVWAVEHHFREGRSHCPAPEVLLGHLAALTERIRLGFGVTLTPFGFTPPQRIAEKVAAVDVLSDGRVEWGTGRSTPMEQTAFGVDRARSRDDWHEAIEIVTGMWREEYFAYESPRFTFPRRMVTPKPVQDPHPPCWMAATSPGSAEVAGASGLGLLSFSIMQPLEVMARQVTAYREAARTPSPITDVTTNRVAAYTLVHAADRPGKRVWDSVAWWYENLAQFTLEWELPHLSPDQREKVFPLLGPILQGNVPVREFNDGDMILIGDAETIVRKAKHYADLGIDQLICYVQWGYLEHREILRTIEILGKEVVPELAGYRPRAAS from the coding sequence ATGGACCTGGATGTCCTGTACGAGATCGACGTACCGAAGCCCTGGAAGGGATCGCACCCCTACGGTCAGCGCGCGGCCGAGCAACGGGCGTACCGCGAGGCCGTCGAGCAGATCCGGCTCGCGGACCGGGTGGGCTTCCGCACGGTGTGGGCGGTCGAGCACCACTTCCGCGAGGGCCGCTCGCACTGCCCGGCGCCCGAAGTCCTGCTCGGCCATCTCGCGGCGCTGACCGAACGCATCCGGCTGGGATTCGGCGTGACGCTCACCCCCTTCGGCTTCACTCCCCCGCAGCGGATCGCGGAGAAGGTCGCCGCCGTCGACGTCCTGTCCGACGGACGCGTGGAGTGGGGCACGGGCCGCTCGACGCCGATGGAGCAGACGGCGTTCGGCGTGGACCGCGCACGCTCGCGCGACGACTGGCACGAGGCGATCGAGATCGTCACCGGGATGTGGCGCGAGGAGTACTTCGCGTACGAGTCACCGCGGTTCACCTTCCCCCGCCGCATGGTCACCCCGAAGCCGGTGCAGGACCCGCACCCGCCCTGCTGGATGGCGGCGACCTCGCCGGGGTCGGCGGAGGTCGCGGGCGCGAGCGGCCTGGGCCTGCTCTCGTTCTCGATCATGCAGCCACTGGAGGTGATGGCCCGTCAGGTCACCGCCTACCGCGAGGCGGCCCGCACGCCGTCCCCGATCACGGACGTCACGACGAACCGCGTCGCCGCGTACACCCTCGTCCACGCGGCCGACCGCCCGGGCAAGCGCGTCTGGGACTCGGTCGCCTGGTGGTACGAGAACCTCGCGCAGTTCACGCTGGAGTGGGAGCTGCCGCACCTTTCCCCGGACCAGCGCGAGAAGGTCTTCCCGCTGCTCGGCCCGATCCTCCAAGGAAACGTCCCCGTAAGGGAGTTCAACGACGGCGACATGATCCTCATCGGTGACGCGGAGACGATCGTCCGCAAGGCGAAGCACTACGCGGACCTCGGCATCGACCAGCTCATCTGTTACGTCCAGTGGGGGTATCTGGAGCACCGGGAGATCCTGCGCACGATCGAGATCCTGGGGAAGGAAGTCGTCCCGGAGCTGGCGGGATACCGGCCCAGGGCGGCGTCATGA
- the rpe gene encoding ribulose-phosphate 3-epimerase, with the protein MAVQINPSILSADFSRLAQEAKAVEGADWLHVDVMDNHFVPNLTLGVPIVESLARATDTPLDCHLMIQDADRWAPQYVEAGAGSVTFHAEAAAAPVRLAREIRAKGARASMALKPATPIEPYEDLLPELDMLLIMTVEPGFGGQAFLDIMLPKIRRTRELISKHGLELWLQVDGGVSASTIERCAEAGADVFVAGSAVYGASDPAQAVRALRTQAQAATAQAAWACDH; encoded by the coding sequence ATGGCCGTGCAGATCAACCCCAGCATCCTGTCCGCCGACTTCTCCCGTCTTGCCCAGGAGGCAAAGGCGGTGGAAGGAGCCGACTGGCTCCACGTCGACGTCATGGACAACCACTTCGTACCGAACCTCACGCTCGGTGTGCCGATCGTAGAGTCTCTGGCACGTGCGACGGACACCCCGCTGGACTGCCATCTGATGATTCAGGACGCCGATCGGTGGGCGCCCCAGTACGTGGAAGCGGGTGCCGGTTCCGTCACCTTCCACGCCGAGGCCGCCGCCGCTCCGGTGCGGCTCGCCCGCGAGATCCGGGCCAAGGGCGCCCGGGCGTCCATGGCGCTCAAGCCCGCGACCCCCATCGAGCCGTACGAGGACCTGCTCCCCGAACTCGACATGCTGCTGATCATGACGGTCGAGCCGGGTTTCGGCGGACAGGCGTTCCTTGACATCATGCTCCCCAAGATCCGCCGCACCCGGGAGTTGATCAGCAAGCACGGCCTCGAACTGTGGCTCCAGGTCGACGGCGGTGTGTCGGCGTCCACCATCGAGCGGTGCGCGGAGGCGGGAGCCGACGTTTTCGTCGCCGGTTCGGCGGTGTACGGGGCATCGGACCCGGCCCAGGCGGTACGTGCATTGCGCACCCAGGCCCAGGCCGCAACGGCCCAGGCGGCATGGGCGTGCGACCACTGA
- a CDS encoding Lrp/AsnC family transcriptional regulator has translation MLNDLDERIVHALAEDARRSYADIGQLVGLSAPAVKRRVDRLRATGAITGFTVRVDPSALGWETEGFVEIYCRHNTSPETIRRGLERYQEVVAASTVTGDADAVVQVFASDMRHFERVLERIAGEPFVERTKSVLVLSPLLRRFSSGSPT, from the coding sequence GTGCTGAACGATCTCGACGAACGCATCGTGCACGCCCTCGCCGAGGACGCCCGTCGCTCCTACGCCGACATCGGGCAACTTGTCGGGCTGTCCGCGCCCGCCGTGAAGAGGCGGGTGGACCGGCTGCGGGCGACCGGGGCCATCACCGGGTTCACCGTGCGGGTGGATCCGTCGGCCCTCGGCTGGGAGACCGAGGGGTTCGTCGAGATCTACTGCCGGCACAACACCTCCCCGGAGACCATCCGGCGGGGCCTGGAGCGCTACCAGGAGGTCGTGGCCGCGTCGACCGTCACCGGCGACGCGGACGCGGTCGTTCAGGTCTTCGCCTCCGACATGCGCCACTTCGAGCGGGTCCTTGAGCGGATCGCGGGGGAGCCGTTCGTGGAGCGGACGAAGTCCGTGCTCGTGTTGTCTCCGTTGCTGCGGCGGTTTTCGTCTGGGTCGCCTACGTAA